The nucleotide window GGAAGATCGCGGTCGACCCGCCGAGGAAGGTCCGGTACGTCGGGGAGATGCCTACAACGGTGTACTCGCGTCCGCGCGCGCCCGCGACGGTCCCGCCGACGTGGACGGTTTCCCCCACCGAGACGCCGAGTCGTGTCGCGGTCTGATTGTCGAGGACGACTGCCTGGCTCGTCGGCCCGTCGTACGTTCCGTTCGCGTAGTGCAAATCTCCCGTCGAAAAGCCTTCACCGCGCGTGATCTGGACCGAGGGGCCACTCGCGGGGGCGCCGACGCCGATGACGGTCTCCAGGGCGTCGGGATCCGATCCGACGTAGACGGTCTGAAAGCTCATCGGCACGGCCGTCTGAACGTCGGGTCGCCGGTCGAGATCCGCGGCCAGTCGGTGGGCGTCGACCAGCGGCGTTTCGAGCCCACCGATCGCGCCGGGCGTAATGCGCGTCGCGCCGGCGGTCACCCACAGGTCGCGATCGGCCTGTTCGAACATCTGCTCGCCGGTCGCGACGACACCCAGGCCCAGACTCGCGAGGATCGTCGTCGCGAGCACGGCGACGACGATGCCCACGACGGCGAGGAGCGTTCGCGTTCGATCGTGGCGGAGTTGCGCCCCGGCGAGCCCACAGATCGCGCGGGCTCGTGCCGCCACCCGGCGCAGGGCGGCCAGCGGCGCGATCACCACCCCTCTCATCGCGCCATCGCCTCCAGCGGATCGGTCCGGCGAGCGACCCAGAGCGGGTAGACGACCGCGAGCGCGCCGATCGCGAGCGCGACGCCGAGGCCGACGGCGATCAACAGGGGGTCGAACAGCGCGACACGGCCGAGGCCCGCGACGCGTGCGGCGACGCCGTTCACCGCGGCGATCGTCGCGATCCCGAGGCCGACGCCGGCGACCCCACCGATCGCGGCGACGACGATCGTCTGGGTGCCGACGATCCAGGCGCGAGACCGTCCGGAGAGCCCGATCGCCGCGAGGACGGCCAGCTGTCGGCGGTCGTCGGTGACTTCCAGGCCCATCAGCGTCGCGACAAAGAGTACGCCGACGACGAGTGTCGTGATCGTGGCGGCGATCGCCATCGCCAGCGGCAGGTTCGCCTCCGAGAGTTGATCGCGGCCGAGTCCCGTGCCGGTCACGACGTCGGTCTCCGGGTATCGCGCCCCGATCGACTCGCGGACTGACCGGTCGTGTGCGCGAACGAGGATGCGATCGGCCAGATCACCCTCGTCGGCCCCGGTCGCGGCCTGGAGTTCCGCGAGGTGGACGACGACCACGGGCGCGGTCGTGAGTTCGCCCGCGAGGCCCTCATCCTCGACCGCCCGGACGGTGAACCGATCGCCCCGCAGAGCGAGCGAATCGCCGTTCCCGACGGCGAGCAACTCCGCAGTCGCGCCGGAGACGACGGCCTCGCCCGTTCGCGGACCGGCATAGCTCCCGTTCGCGTAGTGAGGGTCGCTCGGCGAGAGCGCCGCGCCGGGAAGCGCCTCGCTGTCCTGGCCGTCGGGCGGGCCGATCACGCCCATCAGGACGGCGTACTCGGTGCGATTACCCGCCGAGACGGGGAGGATCGTCACCTGGACGGGCGTGGCGTAGGCGACACGGTCGTCGCTCGCAATCGAGTTCGTGACCTCGTGGACCTGGCCCAGCCGTGGCCCGTCGACGCCGACGACGACCGACCGCGCGGTCGCGCCATCGGGGACGATCCAGTAGTCGACGGTCTCTCCGGCCACGACGGTCCCGCCCGCGAGGCCGAGCGAGACGCCACCGATGGTCACGAGCAACGCGACGGCGATAGCGATGCCCGTGATCGTCACGAGCACGCGCGTCGAGGGCTGGCCCGCGACCCGGCGGATCCCGACGCCGACGAGCGCGCGTCGTCGCGAGAGCCACCGGTGGATCCGTTCGCGCATCGTCACCCCTCGGTCTCGCCGTTCACGCGGCCGTCGCGCAGTTCGAGCACGCGATCGGCCCGGTCGACGGCCTGGTCGTCGTGAGAGGCCAACACGACCGCGCGGTCCTCCGCGACCGCGGCGAGCGCGTCGAGAATGCGCTCGCCCGTCGCGGTGTCGAGTTCACCCGTCGGCTCGTCAGCGATCACGATGTCTGGATCGGGCGCGAGCGCGCGTGCGATCGCGACGCGCTGGCGCTCTCCGCCGGAGAGTTCGCCCGGTGCGTGATCGGCGCGATCCGAGAGCCCGACCGTCGCGAGTGCCTCCTCGGCGCGCGATCGCCGCTCGGCCTTGGAATGGCCGGCCTCGATCAGCGCGACCGCGACGTTCGACCGCGCGGACAGCGCGGGCAAGAGGTGAAATCGCTGGAAGACGATCCCGACGCTCTCCTGTCGGAGCCGACGCCGACCCCGGGCCGATAACGCGGCGGTGTCCTGGCCCCGAATGCGGACCTGGCCGGCGGTGGGCACGTCGAGGGCCCCCAGCAAGTGGAGCAGTGTCGACTTGCCGCTGCCGCTCGGTCCGACGATCCCCAGAATCTCGCCGCGCTCGACGAAAAGAGAGACACCGTCGAGGGCGCGCACTTCGGGGCCCGCGCGCCGGAATCGTCCGGTCGATCGACGGTAGGTGCGCTCGACCGACTCACACGCGATCAGCGGCGCGGACGACGCGGCGGACATTGCAGACGCGTCTCCGGGACGGCGAGACATAATGGTGCTGTCTGCGATCCTGACGCATCGATCACCGGTTTCGTAAGCGTTCAAAAGCGAGTCTTGGGCTCGTCGGCTGTCTCAAGAGCAATCTTGAAACGTCTGCCGGTCACAGACTGCCGTAAGATGGGAGGCCCAGAACTCTTCGCGTTCGCGCTGTTCGCGGTCATCACACTCGGTGGCGCGATCGGCGTCGTCGTGCTGGACGAACTCTGGCACGCCGCGCTATCGCTCGGGACCGCACTTCTCGGGGTGGCGGTGCTGTACGTCCTCGCAGGAGCCCCGCTGGTCGGCGCGATTCAGGTGCTCG belongs to Halococcoides cellulosivorans and includes:
- a CDS encoding ABC transporter permease, whose product is MRGVVIAPLAALRRVAARARAICGLAGAQLRHDRTRTLLAVVGIVVAVLATTILASLGLGVVATGEQMFEQADRDLWVTAGATRITPGAIGGLETPLVDAHRLAADLDRRPDVQTAVPMSFQTVYVGSDPDALETVIGVGAPASGPSVQITRGEGFSTGDLHYANGTYDGPTSQAVVLDNQTATRLGVSVGETVHVGGTVAGARGREYTVVGISPTYRTFLGGSTAIFHLSELQEITGSARTDGASFITVALKEGADPEAVAAEIEAERPDLTVRTNSEQLRSILEEQALVLASGVVMIVLAVVAGVALTTNLMLGHVDRQRYELAALRALGTSTTTLVGVVTVEAVVLGVVGGLIGVSLTIPVAAGLEWLVTELVGFEGLLAPDTRVLAGGLAVAVVTSTVAGIAAGTRIARIAPLETLER
- a CDS encoding ABC transporter permease; translated protein: MRERIHRWLSRRRALVGVGIRRVAGQPSTRVLVTITGIAIAVALLVTIGGVSLGLAGGTVVAGETVDYWIVPDGATARSVVVGVDGPRLGQVHEVTNSIASDDRVAYATPVQVTILPVSAGNRTEYAVLMGVIGPPDGQDSEALPGAALSPSDPHYANGSYAGPRTGEAVVSGATAELLAVGNGDSLALRGDRFTVRAVEDEGLAGELTTAPVVVVHLAELQAATGADEGDLADRILVRAHDRSVRESIGARYPETDVVTGTGLGRDQLSEANLPLAMAIAATITTLVVGVLFVATLMGLEVTDDRRQLAVLAAIGLSGRSRAWIVGTQTIVVAAIGGVAGVGLGIATIAAVNGVAARVAGLGRVALFDPLLIAVGLGVALAIGALAVVYPLWVARRTDPLEAMAR
- a CDS encoding ABC transporter ATP-binding protein, whose product is MSRRPGDASAMSAASSAPLIACESVERTYRRSTGRFRRAGPEVRALDGVSLFVERGEILGIVGPSGSGKSTLLHLLGALDVPTAGQVRIRGQDTAALSARGRRRLRQESVGIVFQRFHLLPALSARSNVAVALIEAGHSKAERRSRAEEALATVGLSDRADHAPGELSGGERQRVAIARALAPDPDIVIADEPTGELDTATGERILDALAAVAEDRAVVLASHDDQAVDRADRVLELRDGRVNGETEG
- a CDS encoding NADH-quinone oxidoreductase subunit J gives rise to the protein MGGPELFAFALFAVITLGGAIGVVVLDELWHAALSLGTALLGVAVLYVLAGAPLVGAIQVLVYVGGVLILITFAVMLTDGDRTIDLPVGGNR